GAAGGCAGAGCGGACAAAGAGATGGATTTTATTGATATGACTAATGCTGTGTATGTAACGATAGAAGCATTTTTATATTTTCTCTAACCATAGGTTAATTAACTACCAAAGGTTGTAACCGCTGTATTTGTTTCTAGTATTGACCAGAGAAGCCACTAATTTACTCCCAGTTCACGAGCCTTATTTACAAGCCTTCTTATAGACAAAAGAATGGACATCTGTTGTTACAACATTACCATATAGATTATACAAATACCTTTGTGTCAGAGTGCCCTCCTCTAAGGACATATCTAATTATGTATTCAAACAAGTTGTGTTGTAAAAGTTGCTGTAACATACAGCAACTTTTCTTGTAATTATTTGGGTTTAAAGTATAACTAATCCGAAAGGTTACTACATTTTGTAGTAGCCTTTCTTTCTTAAAAGAACATCCTATTGAGAAAATGATAGCTTATCCCAGTATATTGTCGGATAAGTTATGATTTTAGATAAATTATCATTTGTGCCTGAATCTGTATCCTATTGCTACCTTTATCTGTTAAATATGAAAAGATAGAAAATGATAGTTAGGCAGTTACTCTACCATATATATTAGCTTCATACTCGCTGCTTCAGGTTTACCAGCTTATTGTGCTGATTGGCTTAACCCTAATCAAACTTCTCCTGGCGTTTTTGTTTCTATCGGTCATACCCAGTCATTCCAAATGACTATCCTATCCGACCTGTATATTCTTTTCGATAAAGCCTAATGTACCCAGATCTCTTTATATCCGTTGTCAGCTTACTAGTATGGGCTTGATATGAGCGTGACATAGTTCTTTCTTACTAAGGTAATCCATCGTATTAATCAGGCATATTCTGTATCTCAGACTTCTGCTTAACAGGAGCCCGATAGGATATAGATATAAATACCTGTAAATACATTGTTTCCTCTGTAGATACATTGGCAGATACATAGTTTCCCCAGAGATGATGTACTCTCTTTTGTCTATATACCGTGCTAACATCCTATCCCAGCTTGTTGGTAGATTTGCATCCTATTTTACTTGTCGATTCACTTTATATATGGATTCTATATTTTGTTAAAAACAGTAGTTTAACAGTAGTAATTTCAAGCGATCCTTCTAAGAGCTTCAAGCAGATTTACATTAATACAATAGTTTGGAGTAGTTTGAATCACTATGGAGAGAACAATTCTTACACAAGACCCTACCATATGATGCTGAGCGTTCATTAAATCTAGTAGAGAAAACGCTTAAAAAGGATTTCTGATCCTAAACGGTAGGGCGAACACTGAGGATTGATTCATTTGAAAGAAAATTGAATTTGCATCCATGATACAAAACCTTTTCAGCTAGAAATATTGCCGGCAAATACAAGCAAAGTCTTCAATAAAGGTATGATTAACTCAATGTTTGAATTTTTATGAGAAATTGAAATTAGAACTTTTGAAAATATAGCTAAATAAGATCGAATCCAATACCAAGTCTCTTCTATCCTACCATAGGGCAGTAAAGGGTCTGTTGATCGCACTAGCAGAGGCTAGTTTATTAATAATAAGGACAATTTTGAATCTACCTATTGATTTAGTATGAGTACAGTGCCAATAAAAAGGCAATCCTATCTTTCTTTTAACTTAGGTGAGGAAAAATTTGCCACTAATGAATTAAGAGTAAGAGAAGTATTGAAAGTAACCAAAATTACTATTGTTCCTGACACTCCTCCCTTTGTCAGAGGCATAACCAATCTGAGAGGAATGATTATGCCAGTAATTGATACCCGCATAAAATGTGGAATGGTTTCAGTACCAACTACACAGGATAGTTGCCTACTAGTACTGACAATTACAAAAAGCAATGAAAAGCAAAGTGAGTTTATTACCATCGGCGCATTGGTGGACTCAGTTATAGAAGTGTTTGAAGCAGATCAGCATCAGATTAAATCTTTGCCAATTATTAACTCTGAATACCAAGACAAGTTCATTCAGGGCACTTTCAAAATTGGAGATGACTTTATTATGTATCTGAATATAGACGAGCTTTTCTCCTTGGATGAAAAGGAGAACCTTTCCCATTTAGGATTACAATAAAAGTCTAAAACACCACTTAGATAGTATCTCAACTAGCAGAATTTATATAGTGTGGCGGCTACTCATTTTGCTGTATCAGATCAGACAATGCTTTGAAAACATCATATTTTGAATAGACAAGGTGTTGAATACACTTAAACTATAGTCTCTGTACGCTCAAAAACAACGAATCAGATCAGCACTGTTCAAACATGGTATTGACGATTCACAATAACACAATTCATTAAACCATAGATCACATATGATGAAAGTATCAGGTCCAGATTTGCCTTCTATACATACAACAGTGCTTTTGGTAGATGATGATCCAATTGATAGATTAATTGGGGAAACAATTTTCATTAAAACCAGGTTTGCAAACACTGTCATTACTCAGAATTCCATTGTCTCTACCGTAAATTTTCTTTCTGATCTAACAAATAGAGACCTTCCACAAGTCATGTTCCTGGATCTGAATATGCCTTTTATGGACGGATATGATTTTTTAGCCATTTTGAAAAACAATCCTTCTTTACTGAATGAAAATTGCATTTTGTATGTACTCACTAACTCAATAAGTTTTATTGATAAAGAGCGAATCACTCACTTTCCCAGAGTAAGAAAACTTCTAACAAAACCCATGACAAAAGCATTGATAGAACAGATTCTAAAAGATATGAAAAGACTTTCGCTCTCAGATTAGTTTTCTTTCTCCAAATACTAAGTCCTAAAGTGATTCTGGCTGCTTACATTAGTCCGGAATTTACGTTATTTTAGTTATTTCCACTAATTCCCCTCCACTGATTCACCTTCTCATCAATTTTTTCGGAACGGTACTCCACTAAAGAAAACTGAAAAATCTATCCGAGCATAATCACTATCACATTCTGAAATAATTTTGGTTAGCTCATCATTCAATCCTGACCAGTTTCACTATATATTTGCCACCTGAGCCAAATGTCCTACTCACCATAAGCGGACCAGAGATTTTTTGCCAGTAGATTTATCTGAACCATTTTCTTATAGACAACTTTCTTATGGACAAATAAGAAGACATCTGTATATACAGCTGTAAGTTTACCTGGCAATATGCTAGCTTTGTTAGGGAGTCCATACAGTGCATTTAGGTTACATTCCCAAATTAGTTGTGTTAGAAAAGTTGCTGTATGTTACAGCAACTTTTTTGAATAATAAGTTTGTAAGTACTAAGTTTTTGGGTATAAACTCATCTAGTTGTCTGTATTGACGCATCTAATAAGAACAAAAGACCTTTTTAATATAAACGATTTCTGATTAAATACTTACTATGATCAGGCATTCACAAGTAAATCTATTTGCTGCTAGAACGGAAAACGAACGCTTATCAAAACAAATCCTCAAATTGCGTGAGGAACTCGATTTTTTACAAAAGAAATATTCCTATTTACCATTAACTCCCTTTTCAGTGACTAAGTCTTGATTGCTTAAAGTCATTGGCCTCCCCCCATAAAAATGGACCTACGCTGCTATTTCATAGGGAAGTAGAAAAAATAAGTGATTTTACTTAGTGTACACATAAAGAAAATCGCCATGAAAACCAGATCATCTCAGATAAACAATCATCTCAGATCCAATAGTTTACTAAAGCACAAATCGCGTTTGCATTGAAGCAGGCCGAGAGAGGGGTCTCAGTTGAAGAAGTCTGTCGAAAAATGGGTATTAATGAACCGTATCTGGTTCACATGCCACATTTTATAACTGGAAGAAGAAGTTTGGTGGGTTAGGCGTTTCAATCTGATACCTTCAAAGCGTTTTGGCTGGGACCACATGGGCTTGAATTACGCCATCTGCGCCAATTGGAAGAAGAAAATGCCAAACTCAAGCAACTGGTAGCCGATGGATCATCTCTGATATGCGAGCCTGGACAAACAAATGCTACAGGATGTGAACGGATCAAAGATGCTCCGGTAAAAAAAATTTTTAAAACCAGCTTGACTTCGCAAAGTAGCTGCGTAAGCTGGGTACCCAAGTGATGGACGATGTTCTCACATACCCGTTACCGCATTTCATCCCGCAGAGCCTGTTCAGTGCTAGGCTTGCAGCGGTCAGTGTGGTACTATCAAAAGAAAAAACGCAAATCCGATGTTATGAAGCAGATCTGCTTTATTCACGTAGCAGCTAGACGATACAGTACTCAAAAGGCGGATCAAGGAGCGGATCATCTCTGATCCGTAGCAGCTGTGCGGATTAGAGATGGATATGACTTCGCAGAGATGCTGCGGATCTATACTCTTTTACGTCGTGAAGGATGGCGTGATAATGCAGATCATATCCGATCTGTTAAACGAGTGTATCGGTTATACAAGGAAGAAGGCCTGAATCTTCGCAACAAACCTCCGATCACAACTGAGACGCTCGTAATCGGTCAGCCAATCATCGAATGGAAAGGGTGATGCCGTTAAGAAAAAATCAGACCTCATAGTTCACTATCTGAGCTGAGACGCTGGACTTACACCCTGCCAGATAGAAGAACAATCGCAAGTGTTCAATACCACCGATTTTTCCACTTCTGACCGGTCTTAAATTTGGGTGGACGTCAATAACCATTTTTCTTTATTTTTCACTGGCTCACTTTATAGGGAAGCCTACATTACTAAAAGCTTGTATTAAACGCTGACGATTTAACTTATTGTATACCTTTAGTAGTTACTATTATTAGTTATTTTAATTAGTCTGTTTTGCGTGTTTTTTCAGCAAAGTTGTAGGGCAAAACTATTTACATCGTTAGAGCCCATAGTTACGTAACGAATATCTCTTCTTTGTCTATCAAAAAGCACTTTTCTGTAACCTGTTGTCTATAACCTGTTATTTGTAACCTGTTATTCTTTATCCATTAGAAGAATAACAGGTTATACGCTCTACATTCGATCAGTCAAAGAATGGATCGGCCAAAGACAGGTCAGCTATGAACTTTTCTAAAAAAATAGCTTATATGCGCTTTGTCAGGTTCCGCATCAATGAGACACTTCGACCACTTCTATTATAGTTGTAAAGAACTTTACTAATTCTCAAATGAATGGAGCATAGGAGAAAAGGCAATCACTTTAACTAGCTTTCCCTGAAAATCAAATACAGGTGAGTAAACTACACTTATCCATTTTTCTTCACCACTGTGAGTAATTCGGACAAGTTTACCAACTTGAGAGATGCCTTTTTTTAATGATTCCCAAAATTCACTATAGTTTAGGCTACGACTGTACTCACTCTCAATCAAAGATGAGTGATGGCAACCTCGGATTTCATTTAATTGGTAGTCAAGCAAGTTGAGAAAATTTTGATTTGCCGAAAGGATTATACCTTCATGACTGATTTCAACAGTAGCCAGCGTTGAATCAATAGCAGCCGATAACCCTAGTAAGTCCACTTGCTCCTGAATATCAATTAGTGTACCCGCAACCCTGAGGGGTTTTCCTGTTTCATCCCGTAGTGTATTACCTACTGCGCGGAACCAACGGTAATCTGCTGTACGTGTTTTTACCTGAT
This DNA window, taken from Xanthocytophaga agilis, encodes the following:
- a CDS encoding chemotaxis protein CheW, whose product is MSTVPIKRQSYLSFNLGEEKFATNELRVREVLKVTKITIVPDTPPFVRGITNLRGMIMPVIDTRIKCGMVSVPTTQDSCLLVLTITKSNEKQSEFITIGALVDSVIEVFEADQHQIKSLPIINSEYQDKFIQGTFKIGDDFIMYLNIDELFSLDEKENLSHLGLQ
- a CDS encoding response regulator: MMKVSGPDLPSIHTTVLLVDDDPIDRLIGETIFIKTRFANTVITQNSIVSTVNFLSDLTNRDLPQVMFLDLNMPFMDGYDFLAILKNNPSLLNENCILYVLTNSISFIDKERITHFPRVRKLLTKPMTKALIEQILKDMKRLSLSD